In Oscillatoria acuminata PCC 6304, a single window of DNA contains:
- a CDS encoding nuclease A inhibitor family protein: MNPINTPLTEQLAELTNRLFWLSESEFPFQVIIWDTDRVTIEQLLKLTYHPPNTPVQTLTIHEFFAPALEGLGSFSYLLDQALIGRYRILYNYLTYYLDNIKVYRVGTHPIYIYIMGITRDENLAGIATQIIETIPQSSRIHPQ; the protein is encoded by the coding sequence ATGAACCCTATCAATACTCCTCTTACCGAACAACTAGCCGAACTCACGAATCGATTATTTTGGCTGAGTGAGTCTGAGTTTCCCTTCCAGGTTATTATCTGGGATACGGATAGAGTAACCATCGAGCAACTGCTAAAACTCACTTATCACCCACCGAACACCCCCGTTCAAACCCTAACGATTCATGAATTCTTTGCGCCGGCACTAGAAGGACTGGGCAGCTTTAGTTATCTTCTCGATCAAGCCCTGATCGGAAGATATCGGATTCTTTACAATTACCTCACTTATTATTTGGACAATATCAAAGTCTATCGAGTTGGCACTCATCCTATCTATATTTATATTATGGGAATCACTCGCGACGAAAATTTAGCGGGGATCGCCACCCAAATCATCGAAACTATCCCCCAATCCTCCAGAATTCACCCCCAATAA